A region of Homo sapiens chromosome 17, GRCh38.p14 Primary Assembly DNA encodes the following proteins:
- the OR3A1 gene encoding olfactory receptor 3A1, which translates to MQPESGANGTVIAEFILLGLLEAPGLQPVVFVLFLFAYLVTVRGNLSILAAVLVEPKLHTPMYFFLGNLSVLDVGCISVTVPSMLSRLLSRKRAVPCGACLTQLFFFHLFVGVDCFLLTAMAYDRFLAICRPLTYSTRMSQTVQRMLVAASWACAFTNALTHTVAMSTLNFCGPNVINHFYCDLPQLFQLSCSSTQLNELLLFAVGFIMAGTPMALIVISYIHVAAAVLRIRSVEGRKKAFSTCGSHLTVVAIFYGSGIFNYMRLGSTKLSDKDKAVGIFNTVINPMLNPIIYSFRNPDVQSAIWRMLTGRRSLA; encoded by the coding sequence ATGCAGCCAGAATCTGGGGCCAATGGAACAGTCATTGCTGAGTTCATCCTGCTGGGCTTGCTGGAGGCGCCAGGGCTGCAGCCAGTTGTCTTTGTGCTCTTCCTCTTTGCCTACCTGGTCACGGTCAGGGGCAACCTCAGCATCCTGGCAGCTGTCTTGGTGGAGCCCAAactccacacccccatgtacttcttcctggGGAACCTATCAGTGCTGGATGTTGGGTGCATCAGCGTCACTGTTCCATCAATGTTGAGTCGTCTCCTGTCCCGCAAGCGTGCAGTTCCCTGTGGGGCCTGCCTTACCCAGCTCTTCTTCTTCCATCTGTTCGTTGGAGTGGACTGCTTCCTGCTGACCGCCATGGCCTATGACCGATTCCTGGCCATCTGCCGGCCCCTCACCTACAGCACCCGCATGAGTCAGACAGTCCAGAGGATGTTGGTGGCTGCGTCCTGGGCTTGTGCTTTCACCAACGCACTGACCCACACTGTGGCCATGTCCACGCTCAACTTCTGTGGCCCCAATGTGATCAATCACTTCTACTGTGACCTCCCACAGCTCTTCCAGCTCTCCTGCTCCAGCACCCAACTCAATGAGCTGCTGCTTTTTGCTGTGGGTTTTATAATGGCAGGTACCCCCATGGCTCTCATTGTCATCTCCTATATCCACGTGGCAGCTGCAGTCCTGCGAATTCGCTCTGTAGAGGGCAGGAAGAAAGCCTTCTCCACATGTGGCTCCCACCTCACTGTGGTTGCCATATTCTATGGTTCAGGTATCTTTAACTATATGCGACTGGGTTCAACCAAGCTTTCAGACAAGGATAAAGCTGTTGGAATTTTCAACACTGTCATCAATCCCATGCTGAACCCAATCATCTACAGCTTCAGAAACCCTGATGTGCAGAGTGCCATCTGGAGGATGCTCACAGGGAGGCGGTCACTGGCTTGA